The following are encoded together in the Iodobacter fluviatilis genome:
- a CDS encoding DUF4279 domain-containing protein: protein MTQQKNVAGHVYTVELRFSGDQLEPSEVSSRLNLQPSREFSSSQNQLVMRTRRPYWAYNGQGEIGFQPEWACLEDGLEFLLKGLRPRKAEVIALALQFDGLWWCGHFQASFDGGPTLSPKLLTELGSYEISLSIDNYFNDE, encoded by the coding sequence ATGACTCAACAAAAAAATGTAGCAGGGCATGTGTATACGGTAGAGCTACGCTTCTCTGGCGATCAGTTGGAGCCATCTGAAGTTTCATCTCGATTGAATTTGCAGCCAAGCCGCGAATTTAGCTCATCGCAAAATCAGCTGGTTATGAGGACGAGACGACCATATTGGGCATACAACGGACAAGGGGAAATTGGATTTCAGCCTGAGTGGGCCTGCCTAGAGGATGGCTTGGAATTCCTTCTCAAAGGGCTGAGACCCAGAAAAGCAGAGGTCATTGCTCTTGCACTTCAATTCGATGGTCTTTGGTGGTGCGGTCACTTCCAAGCTAGCTTTGATGGTGGCCCCACGTTGTCACCGAAATTGTTGACTGAACTGGGTAGTTACGAAATCTCACTCAGTATTGACAACTATTTCAATGATGAGTGA
- a CDS encoding ankyrin repeat domain-containing protein → MKLSDEAIVKLQKKYDYLINYDSSDPTDAIDPLTYVDSNGDNLMHIAAQLGDMNTITLLVDAGMNINQKGDMDSTALHYAHDGKHSHVVEFLLAHGASTEIENGFGKLSG, encoded by the coding sequence ATGAAACTAAGTGATGAAGCAATCGTGAAATTGCAAAAAAAATATGATTACTTGATTAACTATGACTCAAGCGACCCGACTGATGCTATTGATCCACTCACTTACGTCGATTCCAATGGCGATAATCTTATGCACATAGCTGCTCAGCTTGGGGATATGAATACAATCACCTTATTGGTTGATGCTGGGATGAACATAAATCAAAAAGGTGATATGGACTCTACAGCTCTGCACTATGCGCACGATGGTAAGCACTCACATGTAGTTGAGTTCCTGTTGGCTCATGGTGCTTCTACCGAAATTGAAAACGGGTTTGGGAAGTTATCAGGTTAG
- a CDS encoding ankyrin repeat domain-containing protein translates to MKTIEDVFRQCEKTGAWYGLQITDVNQQNNLGDTVLHTACSWGDLNAVKLLVAAGANVNSKGDQGAIPLFNAVIGKSPDVISFLISSGADPTIENGYKRQVLDYARNVSASSVILLLLEQGKKRRGKKGA, encoded by the coding sequence ATGAAAACAATCGAAGATGTGTTCCGCCAATGTGAAAAGACTGGTGCTTGGTATGGCCTTCAAATTACAGACGTGAATCAACAAAATAACTTGGGAGACACTGTTTTGCATACTGCTTGTAGTTGGGGGGATCTAAATGCTGTAAAGCTCCTCGTCGCTGCTGGTGCAAACGTTAATTCGAAAGGCGACCAAGGTGCTATTCCGCTTTTCAATGCTGTTATTGGGAAAAGTCCAGACGTTATTTCATTTCTGATTAGCTCTGGTGCTGATCCAACAATAGAAAATGGCTACAAACGTCAAGTTTTAGATTATGCAAGGAACGTGTCCGCTTCATCAGTTATTTTGCTATTGCTTGAACAAGGAAAAAAAAGGAGGGGCAAAAAAGGGGCGTAA